In the Drosophila virilis strain 15010-1051.87 chromosome 4, Dvir_AGI_RSII-ME, whole genome shotgun sequence genome, TGATTGAGCTTATATTTTATCTCAAAATTAAATGataatcatatatattttagatgtCCCATGCGGCGCATAAATGAAACCCTCTTCGACAAATATTGTCGGTAAGATTGcattcaattgatttttcagctttttacaacaattttgttaattgtATTCTAGGGTAAATAAGTTGAGAGGACGTGAGAAGACGGAGTTTTGGGATTTTCTAGAAAATTTAGCCAATTCTACGTACACCAACTTTCAGAATATACCAGAATATGATAGTATTGATGGTACACTAGATTCGCTGGGCATTCGACCCAAACACTATATGGAATTAATTTACAATCTCACATATGATGGCACCTACGAGCCAATCGAGGCGATCCGTATTCGCTGCGTTGATGGCCAGATACACATGAGGGCCAGGCAGATCCTCACTGAGTTCGGGCTGTGCTACCTGTGCAGCTCTTACCTGGGCGAGGAGTACAGCTCACGGTTTCTAATCTTTGGCGAATATCCGGAATTTAATAAGTATCTAAACTTGCACCGATTTATTGATGTTAAGCaggcaaccttttttgatAGTGATATGGGATTTACCCTGTTAGGCTTCGAGTGTGAGGCCATAGATGTACGTAATGAAGGTAATCTGTATCTGTTGCGATCGAATGTCAATtgtataattttcatttagagCTATATACACTCTGCCTTTGAAGTTATGAAGGTGGATAATAATTTTGGCTATACACATGACGGAGCTACCTATGAACCGGAAGTCGAGGAAATAGTTGCTGAATCAAATTTCAGGACGTTAGTAAATTGATTTTcgcatatattcatatataataGATATTTCTATATCCCAGTGAAACGTCTATAAGCCAAAGGAACTGCCGTTTCTATCATGAATCAAATCTTACGCATTATCCATTttataccaaaaatatttgccagcAAGAGTGCCGCATCAACTTGGcctataaaatatgtaaatgtattcCCCATTTTTACCCAAATCAAAGTAAGTTAATTATAAtctcatatttatgtatatccATTTGC is a window encoding:
- the ppk10 gene encoding uncharacterized protein ppk10 isoform X2, translating into MPSITICPMRRINETLFDKYCRVNKLRGREKTEFWDFLENLANSTYTNFQNIPEYDSIDGTLDSLGIRPKHYMELIYNLTYDGTYEPIEAIRIRCVDGQIHMRARQILTEFGLCYLCSSYLGEEYSSRFLIFGEYPEFNKYLNLHRFIDVKQATFFDSDMGFTLLGFECEAIDSYIHSAFEVMKVDNNFGYTHDGATYEPEVEEIVAESNFRTETSISQRNCRFYHESNLTHYPFYTKNICQQECRINLAYKICKCIPHFYPNQIANPKPVCNYKTLKSCFPRHASQFSIFITYR
- the ppk10 gene encoding pickpocket protein 28 isoform X3 — protein: MAFSFIRLYLNTCCIHGFRYLVKSMLLFLERLLWFILLIASIYFCIISCLSSVHRFHTKSTHIGLERNSYYWNTSMPSITICPMRRINETLFDKYCRVNKLRGREKTEFWDFLENLANSTYTNFQNIPEYDSIDGTLDSLGIRPKHYMELIYNLTYDGTYEPIEAIRIRCVDGQIHMRARQILTEFGLCYLCSSYLGEEYSSRFLIFGEYPEFNKYLNLHRFIDVKQATFFDSDMGFTLLGFECEAIDSYIHSAFEVMKVDNNFGYTHDGATYEPEVEEIVAESNFRTETSISQRNCRFYHESNLTHYPFYTKNICQQECRINLAYKICKCIPHFYPNQIANPKPVCNYKTLKSCFPRHASYFLKFYKKDGNRAESAECYCEQNCIDAILKLKRALPMRGAKQLLGSMGSSISMNTWPRNQFKRQVIFSFTDLLVSIGGTAGLYLGFSVLGLVEFVYFFTLRLLWHLFGYEI
- the ppk10 gene encoding pickpocket protein 28 isoform X1 — encoded protein: MPSITICPMRRINETLFDKYCRVNKLRGREKTEFWDFLENLANSTYTNFQNIPEYDSIDGTLDSLGIRPKHYMELIYNLTYDGTYEPIEAIRIRCVDGQIHMRARQILTEFGLCYLCSSYLGEEYSSRFLIFGEYPEFNKYLNLHRFIDVKQATFFDSDMGFTLLGFECEAIDSYIHSAFEVMKVDNNFGYTHDGATYEPEVEEIVAESNFRTETSISQRNCRFYHESNLTHYPFYTKNICQQECRINLAYKICKCIPHFYPNQIANPKPVCNYKTLKSCFPRHASYFLKFYKKDGNRAESAECYCEQNCIDAILKLKRALPMRGAKQLLGSMGSSISMNTWPRNQFKRQVIFSFTDLLVSIGGTAGLYLGFSVLGLVEFVYFFTLRLLWHLFGYEI